Genomic window (Streptomyces sp. SLBN-31):
CTTGTGGGAGGGAGCTGTCGAAGGTGGGACTGGCGATTGGGACGAAGTCGTAACAAGGTAGCCGTACCGGAAGGTGCGGCTGGATCACCTCCTTTCTAAGGAGCACTTCTTACCGAGCTCGCTCGGTCAGAGGCCAGAACATCAGCGAACGCCTGATGCTGGTTGCTCATGGGTGGAACGTTGACTACTCGGCCGGGTTTCTGGGTCGGAGGCTGCTAGTACTGCTCGCAAGAGCGTGAAACGCATGATCTCCGGACGGTTGCCGGCCGGGCACGCTGTTGGGTGTCTGAGGGAATGGTTTTCCTCAGTCGCCGGCCCCAGTGAACTTGTTCTTCGGAGCAGGGTGATGGGTGGCTGGTCGTTGTTTGAGAACTGCACAGTGGACGCGAGCATCTGTGGCCAAGTTTTTAAGGGCGCACGGTGGATGCCTTGGCACCAGGAACCGATGAAGGACGTGGGAGGCCACGATAGGCCCCGGGGAGTCGTCAACCAGGCTTTGATCCGGGGGTGTCCGAATGGGGAAACCCGGCAGTCGTCATGGGCTGTCACCCTTGCCTGAACACATAGGGCAAGTGGAGGGAACGCGGGGAAGTGAAACATCTCAGTACCCGCAGGAAGAGAAAACAACCGTGATTCCGGGAGTAGTGGCGAGCGAAACCGGATGAGGCCAAACCGTATGCGTGTGAGACCCGGCAGGGGTTGCGCATGCGGGGTTGTGGGATCTCTCTTCTGTTGTCTGCCGGCAACAGGACGAGTCAGAAACCGTTGATGTAGGCGAAGGACATGCGAAAGGTCCGGCGTAGAGGGTAAGACCCCCGTAGTCGAAACGTCAGCGGCTCGTTTGAGAGACACCCAAGTAGCACGGGGCCCGAGAAATCCCGTGTGAATCTGGCGGGACCACCCGCTAAGCCTAAATATTCCCTGGTGACCGATAGCGGATAGTACCGTGAGGGAATGGTGAAAAGTACCGCGGGAGCGGAGTGAAATAGTACCTGAAACCGTGTGCCTACAAGCCGTGGGAGCGTCGGAATGAAGACTTGTCTTCATTCTCGTGACTGCGTGCCTTTTGAAGAATGAGCCTGCGAGTTTGCGGTGTGTTGCGAGGTTAACCCGGGTGGGGAAGCCGTAGCGAAAGCGAGTCCGAACAGGGCGATTTTAGTAGCACGCTCAAGACCCGAAGCGGAGTGATCTAGCCATGGGCAGGTTGAAGCGGAGGTAAGACTTCGTGGAGGACCGAACCCACCAGGGTTGAAAACCTGGGGGATGACCTGTGGTTAGGGGTGAAAGGCCAATCAAACTCCGTGATAGCTGGTTCTCCCCGAAATGCATTTAGGTGCAGCGTCGTGTGTTTCTTGCCGGAGGTAGAGCACTGGATAGGCGATGGGCCCTACCGGGTTACTGACCTTAGCCAAACTCCGAATGCCGGTAAGTGAGAGCGCGGCAGTGAGACTGTGGGGGATAAGCTCCATGGTCGAGAGGGAAACAGCCCAGAGCATCGACTAAGGCCCCTAAGCGTACGCTAAGTGGGAAAGGATGTGGAGTCGCAGAGACAACCAGGAGGTTGGCTTAGAAGCAGCCACCCTTGAAAGAGTGCGTAATAGCTCACTGGTCTAGTGATTCCGCGCCGACAATGTAGCGGGGCTCAAGCGTACCGCCGAAGTCGTGTCATTGCAGCCATACTCCCAACGGAGGCTGTGATGGGTAGGGGAGCGTCGTCTGCCGGGTGAAGCAGCCGCGTAAGCGAGTTGTGGACGGTTGACGAGTGAGAATGCAGGCATGAGTAGCGATTCACACGTGGGAAACGTGTGCGCCGATTGACTAAGGGTTCCTGGGTCAAGCTGATCTGCCCAGGGTAAGTCGGGACCTAAGGCGAGGCCGACAGGCGTAGTCGATGGATAACCGGTTGATATTCCGGTACCCGCTGTGAAGCGTCAAACATTGAATCCAGTGATGCTAAGCCCGTGAAGCCGCCGGCTGAGTCTTCGGACGAGGTCGGAGTGGTGGAGCCGGTGACCCGAGCTGGTAGTAGGTGAGTGATGGGGTGACGCAGGAAGGTAGTCCATCCCGGGCGGTGGTTGTCCCGGGGTAAGGGTGTAGGACGAGTGGTAGGTAAATCCGCCGCTCATGTGTCTGAGACCTGATGCCGAGCCGATTGTGGTGAAGTGGATGATCCTATGCTGTCGAGAAAAGCCTCTAGCGAGTTTCATGGCGGCCCGTACCCTAAACCGACTCAGGTGGTCAGGTAGAGAATACCGAGGCGTTCGGGTGAACTATGGTTAAGGAACTCGGCAAAATGCCCCCGTAACTTCGGGAGAAGGGGGGCCACGCTTGGTGAGAGGACTTGCTCCTCGAGCTGGGGGTGGCCGCAGAGACCAGCGAGAAGCGACTGTTTACTAAAAACACAGGTCCGTGCGAAGCCGTAAGGCGATGTATACGGACTGACGCCTGCCCGGTGCTGGAACGTTAAGGGGACCGGTTAGTCACATTTCGGTGTGGCGAAGCTGAGAACTTAAGCGCCAGTAAACGGCGGTGGTAACTATAACCATCCTAAGGTAGCGAAATTCCTTGTCGGGTAAGTTCCGACCTGCACGAATGGCGTAACGACTTCTCGACTGTCTCAACCATAGGCCCGGTGAAATTGCACTACGAGTAAAGATGCTCGTTTCGCGCAGCAGGACGGAAAGACCCCGGGACCTTTACTACAGTTTGATATTGGTGTTCGGTTCGGCTTGTGTAGGATAGCTGGGAGACTGTGAACTCTGGACGCCAGTTCAGGGGGAGTCGTCGTTGAAATACCAGTCTGGTCGTGCTGGATGTCTAACCTGGGTCCGTGATCCGGATCAGGGACAGTGTCTGATGGGTAGTTTAACTGGGGCGGTTGCCTCCTAAAGAGTAACGGAGGCGCCCAAAGGTTCCCTCAGCCTGGTTGGCAATCAGGTGTTGAGTGTAAGTGCACAAGGGAGCTTGACTGTGAGACCGACGGGTCGAGCAGGGACGAAAGTCGGGACTAGTGATCCGGCGGTGGCTTGTGGAAGCGCCGTCGCTCAACGGATAAAAGGTACCCCGGGGATAACAGGCTGATCTTCCCCAAGAGTCCATATCGACGGGATGGTTTGGCACCTCGATGTCGGCTCGTCGCATCCTGGGGCTGGAGTCGGTCCCAAGGGTTGGGCTGTTCGCCCATTAAAGCGGTACGCGAGCTGGGTTTAGAACGTCGTGAGACAGTTCGGTCCCTATCCGCTGTGCGCGTAGGAGTCTTGAGAAGGGCTGTCCCTAGTACGAGAGGACCGGGACGGACGAACCTCTGGTGTGCCAGTTGTTCTGCCAAGGGCATGGCTGGTTGGCTACGTTCGGGAGGGATAACCGCTGAAAGCATCTAAGCGGGAAGCCTGCTTCGAGATGAGGACTCCCACCCACTTGATGGGGTAAGGCTCCCAGTAGACGACTGGGTTGATAGGCCGGATCTGGAAGCACGGTAACGTGTGGAGGTGACCGGTACTAATAGGCCGAGGGCTTGTCCTCAGTTGCTCGCGTCCACTGTGTTAGTTCTGAGGCAACGACCGTGTTTTTTCCGGTCTAACTTCATAGTGTTTCGGTGGTTATAGCGTGAGGGAAACGCCCGGTTACATTCCGAACCCGGAAGCTAAGCCTTACAGCGCCGATGGTACTGCAGGGGGGACCCTGTGGGAGAGTAGGACGCCGCCGAACAACCATTCAGGGTTGGTCCCGGAACTTAGGTTCCGGGACCAACCCTTTTTTGTTTTACGTCACTTGGAGTTCACGTTGCGCAACGAGCATCCACAGCATGGGTACTGCTGCAATGCTCAGGGCGGCCGGTGTCGGACTCGGTGACGAGGTCGTCGTGCCGGCCTTCGGGAACGTCGAGGCCGCCGAGGCCGTTGCCATGGCCGGAGCGCTGCCGGTGTTCGCCGACATAGATCCCGTCACCTACTGTCTTGACGCATCCGCCGTGGAGGCGGCGACAACTCCGCGTACCGCGGCCGTCGTTGTCGTACATCGCTTCGGACGACCCGCTGACATCACGCGGTTTCACGCCATCGGTCAGCGGCACGGCCTTCTGGTGCTGGAGCAGGGCGAGTCCGAGGCGCCGTACGACGAGATCGCGCAGCGCCGGGAGCGGGCCGCCTACCTCGACGTCAAGTTGCGGGGTCTTCGCACGCCCGACGGCGGTGACGGACACACCTACGAGCAGTACGTCGTGCGGGTGCCGGGAAACGGGCGACCGGACCGGGACGCCTTCGCGCGGGCCTTGCGGGCGCGCGGAGTTGAGTGCCGGGTGCCGGTGAAGACGCCGGTGCACCGGCTGCCGGAATTCCGGCGGTGCGTGCCCTTGCCGGAGACCGAGCGGGCCGCGGACGAGACCCTCGCGCTGCCCGTGGACGCCGCGCTGACGAAGCGGGACATGCAGCGCGTCGCGGGTGCGTGCAACGCCCTGGGCGGGCTGCTCCAGCCGGCCTTCTGAGCGAGGTTGGGAGCACGCGAGTGTTCGGGGTATGATCTATTTCGTTGCCGCGGGGGAAGCTCCGAGAAGGCGACAGGCCCCCTTAGCTCAGTCGGCAGAGCGTCTCCATGGTAAGGAGAAGGTCAACGGTTCGATTCCGTTAGGGGGCTCCGACAAAAGAACCCCCGCCCTTTCGGGCGGGGGTTCTTTTGCGTTCAGTCCTTGTGGAGGCCCGGGACCCGCATCGCCAGGATCGCCATGTCGTCGGACGGGGCGTCCGACGCGAAGCGCTCGACGGCGCGCATGATGCGCGCGGCGACCGCGCCCGCCGTCAGTCCCGTGCAGGTCGTGAGGACGTCGGTGAGCCCGTCGTCGCCCAGCATGCGCGTGCCCTCGCGGCGCTCCGTGACGCCGTCCGTGACGCAGAGCAGGACGTCACCGGGGTCGAGGGTGACCGTCTCCTCGTACAGATCGAGGTCCTCCATGACACCCAGCAGCGGCTGCGGCTCGGCGGCCGGTTCGACAGTGCCGTCCTGGCGCAGGCGGAGCGGCAGGGGGTGGCCGGCGCAGACCACCTTCAGCTCCGCGCTGCCGTCCTCCTGGGGGCGCAGCTCGCCGTAGAGCAGGGTCAGGAAGCGGCTGCGGGCTCCCTCGTCGAGGATCGCCGAGTTCAGGCGCTCCAGGACTGCCGGGCCGCTCAGGCCCTCTCTGGCGAGCAGCCGCAGGGCGTGGCGGGCCAGGCCTGTGACGGCCGCCGCGTTGGGGCCCGTACCGCAGACGTCGCCGATGGCGAAGCCGTAGGCGCCGTCGCTGATCGGGAACAGGTCGTAGAAGTCGCCGCCGACCTCGTTGCCCTCGCCGGCCGCGCGGTAGATGACCTCGACCTCGACGCCGTCGATCTCTGGGAGCTCGGGCGGCAGGAGGCTGCGCTGGAGGGACTGGCTGATGGCCGTGCGCTCCGAGTACAGGCGGGCGTTGTCCAGGGCCAGGGCGGCCCGTCGGCTCAAGTCCTCGGCCAGTTCCAGGATTTCCTGGCGGAAGTGTTCGTCGGTGGGCTTGCCGAGCGTCAGCATGCCGATGACGCGGTTGCGGGCCACCAGCGGCAGGACGACCGTCTCGCCGCCCACGGCGGACGCCGTGGCGAGCGTGGGGCCGATCCCGGAGGCGACCTGGCGGGTCGGGCCGCCGGACAGGCCGAGGCTGCGCATGGAGCTGCGCAGGGCCGCCTGGTGGGCGACCTCGCCGGGGGCGGACCAGACGCGTGCGCCGGGGGTCGGGACCGGGTCCGGCGGGGGGATCTTCGAGAGCAACGACTTGATGCCGTCGATGAGTTCCTCGTCCTCGTGCAGGACGTACGACAGGTACGGCTCGGACGCCTGGTCCGCGATCGTGTACACGGCGCACCAGGTGGCCAGCGTGGGAACCGTCATCTGGGCCATCAGCGCCAGGGTCTGGTCGCGGTCCAGGGTGCCGGCCAGCAGGTCGGAGGCCTCCACCAGGAAGC
Coding sequences:
- a CDS encoding DegT/DnrJ/EryC1/StrS family aminotransferase; amino-acid sequence: MLRAAGVGLGDEVVVPAFGNVEAAEAVAMAGALPVFADIDPVTYCLDASAVEAATTPRTAAVVVVHRFGRPADITRFHAIGQRHGLLVLEQGESEAPYDEIAQRRERAAYLDVKLRGLRTPDGGDGHTYEQYVVRVPGNGRPDRDAFARALRARGVECRVPVKTPVHRLPEFRRCVPLPETERAADETLALPVDAALTKRDMQRVAGACNALGGLLQPAF